The following proteins are co-located in the Microvirga ossetica genome:
- a CDS encoding extracellular solute-binding protein, producing MKLTRRILMGAAAGSFLLSGTAAMAQTELTFWSWRQEDKAFYQDVIKKFQAKEPGITVKFETYAPENYQTILSTALAAGRGPDVIQVRAYGNLETIATPGYLLALDKQNVPELANFPEAALAAETLRSDSKVYAVPFAMQAQLVVYNKKIFKDNGVNPPKTWDEMMALTQALKAKNITPFANGTATAWQNETIVGGLLSSMLGKEFETDIVSGKANFTDPRFVGALAKLKDIGQYFSPNFTGVDYPSSQQLFVAGRAAMFAGGSYEVANFKNQNPTLDLGVFPAPVLKAGDQALIATYYDGGYAVNAKTEKKDAALKFVRFLATPEYGTSFTNTLKNLSPIKDIKIEDAITQDVAKLAENSMSYLMLVRFRYQEPSGSVLLQSNVQKMLAGQQTPEQAAAEINKGIATYYKPFQK from the coding sequence ATGAAACTGACCCGACGCATTCTAATGGGCGCTGCCGCCGGCAGCTTCCTGCTCTCCGGCACTGCCGCCATGGCGCAGACCGAGCTGACCTTCTGGAGCTGGCGCCAGGAGGACAAGGCCTTCTACCAGGACGTCATCAAGAAGTTCCAGGCCAAGGAGCCGGGCATCACGGTGAAGTTCGAGACCTATGCGCCCGAGAACTACCAGACGATCCTCTCCACGGCGCTCGCCGCCGGCCGCGGCCCGGACGTGATCCAGGTCCGCGCCTACGGCAACCTGGAGACCATCGCGACCCCGGGCTACCTGCTCGCCCTCGACAAGCAGAACGTGCCGGAGCTGGCGAACTTCCCGGAAGCAGCGCTTGCGGCCGAGACCCTGCGCTCGGACAGCAAGGTCTATGCCGTTCCCTTCGCCATGCAGGCGCAGCTCGTCGTCTACAACAAGAAGATCTTCAAGGATAACGGCGTCAACCCGCCGAAGACCTGGGACGAGATGATGGCGCTGACCCAGGCGCTGAAGGCCAAGAACATCACGCCCTTCGCCAACGGCACGGCGACCGCGTGGCAGAACGAGACCATCGTCGGCGGCCTGCTCTCGTCCATGCTCGGCAAGGAATTCGAGACGGACATCGTCTCCGGCAAGGCGAACTTCACCGATCCGCGCTTCGTCGGCGCTCTCGCCAAGCTGAAGGACATCGGCCAGTATTTCTCGCCGAACTTCACCGGCGTGGATTATCCGTCCTCGCAGCAGCTCTTCGTAGCCGGCCGCGCGGCGATGTTCGCGGGCGGTTCCTATGAGGTGGCGAACTTCAAGAACCAGAACCCGACCCTCGACCTCGGCGTGTTCCCGGCTCCCGTCCTGAAGGCCGGCGACCAGGCGCTGATCGCCACCTATTACGACGGCGGCTATGCGGTGAACGCGAAGACGGAGAAGAAGGATGCGGCGCTCAAGTTCGTGCGCTTCCTGGCGACGCCCGAATACGGCACCTCCTTCACCAACACGCTCAAGAACCTGTCGCCGATCAAGGACATCAAGATCGAGGACGCGATCACGCAGGACGTGGCGAAGCTCGCCGAGAACTCCATGTCCTACCTGATGCTCGTGCGCTTCCGCTACCAGGAGCCGAGCGGTTCTGTGCTGCTGCAGTCGAACGTGCAGAAGATGCTCGCCGGCCAGCAGACCCCCGAGCAGGCCGCAGCCGAGATCAACAAGGGCATCGCGACCTACTACAAGCCGTTCCAGAAGTAA
- a CDS encoding carbohydrate ABC transporter permease — protein sequence MAFLVVPPIAFMSLFVVYPILSAFAYAFYDWQGLARGEFVGLKNFKEVLFGVTMAPVVWNAFLHNVYALVALMIIQNGGGFLFAWLLYKEPFGFRFHRVAVFVPVVLSTIIVGFLWKLFLNPNFGIVNQALYSLGLDSLAKPWLGDSSTALGALILANAWHFVGFPTLVYLAGMQRIPPEIIEAARLDGTNEWQLLKNVVWPLVAPSTTILFTLLFIGAFNWFEIPYVMVGLDGSPFGTTDVLGLVFYRTAFGNQSASIQNFGMGSALATLLFLFIVVFASMLTLWLRRREIQF from the coding sequence GTGGCGTTTCTCGTCGTCCCGCCCATCGCCTTCATGTCGCTGTTCGTGGTCTATCCGATCCTCTCGGCCTTCGCCTATGCCTTCTACGATTGGCAGGGCCTGGCGCGCGGCGAGTTCGTCGGCCTGAAGAATTTCAAGGAAGTGCTGTTCGGCGTCACCATGGCGCCAGTGGTCTGGAACGCCTTCCTGCACAACGTCTATGCCCTCGTGGCGCTGATGATCATCCAGAACGGCGGCGGGTTTCTTTTCGCTTGGCTGCTCTACAAGGAGCCCTTCGGCTTCCGCTTCCATCGGGTGGCGGTGTTCGTGCCCGTCGTGCTGTCGACGATCATCGTGGGCTTCCTCTGGAAGCTCTTCCTCAATCCGAATTTCGGCATCGTCAATCAGGCGCTCTATTCGCTCGGCCTCGATTCCCTGGCCAAGCCCTGGCTCGGCGATTCCTCGACCGCGCTCGGCGCGCTCATCCTTGCCAATGCCTGGCACTTCGTCGGCTTTCCGACCCTCGTCTATCTCGCCGGCATGCAGCGCATTCCGCCTGAGATCATCGAGGCGGCGCGGCTCGACGGCACCAACGAATGGCAACTCCTGAAGAACGTGGTCTGGCCGCTGGTGGCGCCGAGCACCACCATCCTCTTCACGCTGCTTTTCATCGGTGCGTTCAACTGGTTCGAGATTCCTTACGTGATGGTCGGCCTCGACGGCTCGCCCTTCGGTACTACCGACGTGCTCGGCCTCGTCTTCTACCGCACCGCCTTCGGCAACCAGAGCGCCAGCATCCAGAACTTCGGCATGGGCTCGGCGCTGGCCACGCTGCTCTTCCTCTTCATCGTCGTCTTCGCGTCCATGCTGACCCTGTGGCTGCGCCGTCGGGAGATCCAGTTTTGA
- a CDS encoding carbohydrate ABC transporter permease, translated as MTAIASDTPATRQPISFALLAQVILIANSFIMLYPVLVMVLSAFKTTGEIFEHPFALPDFTQVGNFAKVLGETAMPTYFMNSILVTGTSVVLILVLGTMAGYAVARYESRTNTFILLFFLAGLMLPLKLAVIPLFILLRDLGLLDSRWSLIVTYTAIGLPSAVFIMAGFLRTLPAELEDAARIDGASEPRIMWSVMLPLARPPMAIAAIQNAVPIWNDFFFPLVFIQTDARKTLPQGLTTFMGEYTTDWGMLFAGLTIAAAPITLLYIALSRQFIQGMTAGAVK; from the coding sequence TTGACCGCCATCGCCTCCGATACGCCTGCCACGCGCCAGCCGATATCCTTCGCGCTCCTCGCCCAGGTCATCCTGATCGCGAATTCCTTCATCATGCTCTATCCGGTCTTGGTGATGGTGCTCTCCGCCTTCAAGACCACGGGCGAGATCTTCGAGCATCCCTTCGCGCTGCCCGATTTCACGCAGGTCGGGAACTTCGCCAAGGTGCTCGGCGAAACCGCGATGCCGACCTATTTCATGAACTCGATCCTGGTGACGGGCACCTCGGTCGTGCTGATCCTCGTGCTCGGCACCATGGCGGGCTACGCGGTGGCGCGCTACGAGTCGCGCACCAACACCTTCATTCTGCTGTTCTTCCTCGCCGGACTGATGCTGCCCCTGAAGCTCGCGGTCATCCCGCTCTTCATCCTGCTGCGCGATCTCGGCCTTCTCGACAGCCGCTGGAGCCTCATCGTCACCTATACGGCGATCGGCCTGCCGTCGGCCGTTTTCATCATGGCGGGCTTCCTGCGCACGCTGCCGGCGGAGCTCGAGGATGCGGCGCGCATCGACGGGGCCTCTGAGCCGCGGATCATGTGGTCGGTCATGCTGCCGCTGGCGCGCCCGCCGATGGCGATCGCCGCGATCCAGAACGCGGTGCCGATCTGGAACGACTTCTTCTTCCCGCTCGTCTTCATCCAGACCGATGCGCGAAAGACCCTGCCACAGGGCCTGACCACCTTCATGGGCGAATACACCACCGATTGGGGCATGCTGTTCGCCGGCCTCACCATCGCGGCAGCTCCCATCACGCTGCTCTACATTGCCCTGTCGCGCCAGTTCATCCAGGGCATGACCGCCGGCGCTGTGAAATGA
- a CDS encoding N-acetylmannosamine-6-phosphate 2-epimerase — protein sequence MLIPKGALVISCQARADNPLHGPVYMSAMAQAAEAGGARGIRANGEADVAAIRAVTKLPIIGIAKVWDDRFPVYITPGFEQAAQVARAGADIVGIDATPRPRNGEPVDRLIGRIKAELGREVFADIATLEEGRAAQAAGATYVATTLAGYTEETASHKTGGPDLELLSALVAEVPVPIVAEGRFDTPERVAEAFRRGAHAVVVGTAVTNPREITKKFVQAIS from the coding sequence ATGCTGATCCCTAAGGGCGCCCTCGTCATCTCCTGCCAGGCTCGGGCGGACAATCCGCTGCACGGCCCGGTCTACATGTCCGCCATGGCGCAGGCCGCTGAGGCCGGTGGCGCCAGGGGCATCCGCGCCAACGGCGAGGCCGATGTGGCGGCGATCCGGGCGGTGACAAAGCTCCCGATCATCGGGATCGCGAAGGTGTGGGACGATCGCTTCCCGGTCTACATCACGCCCGGCTTCGAGCAGGCCGCGCAGGTCGCCAGGGCGGGCGCCGACATCGTCGGCATCGATGCCACGCCGCGTCCACGCAACGGCGAGCCGGTGGATCGCCTGATCGGCCGCATCAAGGCCGAGCTCGGCCGGGAAGTCTTTGCCGACATCGCCACGTTGGAGGAGGGGCGGGCGGCCCAGGCCGCCGGTGCGACCTATGTCGCGACGACGCTTGCCGGCTACACGGAGGAGACGGCGTCCCACAAGACGGGCGGTCCCGATTTGGAACTCCTCTCAGCGCTTGTGGCCGAGGTTCCGGTGCCCATCGTTGCGGAAGGTCGCTTCGACACACCGGAACGGGTGGCGGAGGCTTTCCGCCGCGGTGCCCATGCGGTTGTCGTGGGTACCGCAGTAACGAATCCACGTGAGATCACGAAGAAGTTTGTTCAGGCCATATCCTGA